The Kineococcus radiotolerans SRS30216 = ATCC BAA-149 genomic interval CACCTCCGACGGGCTGCGCGACGCGTGGCGGGTGGCCTGCCCGCTGCTGGCCCACCGTCCCGAGCTGCTGCCCTACGAGCCCGGCACGTGGGGCCCGGACGCGGCCGAGGAGATCGCCGCCCCCTACGGCTGGCTGACCGAGCAGCACCGCTGAGGACCCGCCGGGGCGGGTGACGGGGCCGGGGACGGCCGACCGGCCCCCCGCCCCGGCGGGACGACCCCCGGTCCTCCCCGGCGCCGCGCGGGCGCACCCGGGCGCCGCGGCGTCAGGCCGTGGGCCGCTGGACGGGGGGGACGACCGGCGCGTCGTCGCCGGGCACGAGCACCCACAGCAGCGGGTAGACCAGCAGCTGGCTGCCGGGGACCAGGACGAGGGTGGCGACGAAGAGGGCGCGCACGGCCCAGGGGTCGAGCCCGAAGCGCCGGGCCAGGCCGGCGCAGACACCGCCGACGAGGCGCCCCTCGCGGGGGCGGACGAGTCCCTGGCGGGCGAAGGTGGCGTGGACGGCGTTCACGGTGGGCTCCTCGGGTCCGGGACCCGCGGGGAGCGGGTCCGACGTGACCACGGTGGCCCGGGCGGGGGTGCGGGGGCATCGGGGACGGACCCTGAGCGGTCCCTGACCCGACCCCGGTGCGCGACCCGCTGAGGGTCAGCGCGCGTCGCGGGTGTCGCGGTCGACCTGGGGAGCCGGGGCGGCGGCGGGAGCGGGCAGGGGCTGGGGGGCCGGGGCCTGGTGGGTCTGGACCTGGAGGAAGGGGACCGGGCCGGCGGGCTGCTCGAAGACCTGCACGACCCACAGGCGCCCGTCGCCGGAGCGGACCGCGCCGAGGCCGACGACGCTGACCTCGGGGCGGAGGATGTTCGCGCGGTGGCCCGGGGAGGCCATGAAGGCGCCCTGGAGCTGGTCGCTGTCCGCGCCGACCCCGACGTTCTCCGCGACGAGGGACCAGCCGCGCATCTGCACCGACAGGTCGGGGTTGTGGTGGAGGTTCGCCTCGCCGGCCATCCGGAAGGCCCAGTCGGTCGCGACCCGGTTCGCCTCCTCGGTGAGGCCGAGGGCGGGCAGACCGGCCTGGGCCCGGGCGGAGTTGACGAGCTCGTAGGAGCGCCACGCCGCGCCGCCGTCCCCGGTGAGGGGCGCGGCCGCCTGCGCCGCACCGGCTCCCGCGACGGCACCGGCGGCGGAGGCCAGCAGGGCGACCACGCCCAGGACGCGGGCGCGGCGGGTCGGACGGCGGGTGGCGCGGGGCGAGCGGGCGGTGGTGTCCACGGGGGACCTCCGGACGGTGAGGGGGCGTCGAGGGGGGTGACTCCCCCCATCCCTCGGCCCCGCACCCGCGGACCTGTAGCCCGGACGGGGTGCTCGTGCTCACACCGCGTCGCCGGCCCCGCGGAGGTCCGCGGCCGCGCTCACCCTCCCGGGGGTGCGGGCTGCCCCGTCGGGCACGGTGCGTCAGCACCCGTCCCGGGACCGGGGCCCGTCGTCCCCGGCCCGTCCTCCGGTCCGTCCCGCGGGTCGCGGCGCGGGCGGGGCGTGCGCGCGCGCTCCCGGGCCGCGGAGCCCGCGCTCCAGGTGGCCCCCGCGCTGGCGACGACGACGAGCACGATGCCCAGCGCCGCGAGGAGGGTCAGGGCCTGCCCCAGCAGCGCCCAGCCGGCCAGGGACGCCACGACGGGTTCGAGGCTGAGCAGGACCCCGAAGGTCCGCTGCGGCAGGCGCCGCAGGGCGGCCAGCTCCAGGGAGTACGGCACCACGGAGGCCAGCACGGCCGTGCCGAGGGCGAGCAGCAGCCCGTCGGGGGCCTGCAGGGCCCGCAGGGCGCCGGGGACCCCGACGGGGGCCAGGACCAGGGTCGCCACGGCGGTCGCGACCGCGAGCCCGCCGTGGCCGGGGACCTCCCGCCCCAGTCGTGCCCCGGCCCGGATGTAGCCGGCCCAGAACGCCCCCGCGAGCAGCGCGAACCCCGCCCCGACGGGGTCCAGGCCGTCGCCGTGCGTCTCCCCCGCCACCCCGAGCACCCCGACGCCGGCCAGGGCGAGCCCCACCCAGAGGAGGTCGCGCGCGCGCCGGGAGGTCGCCGCGGCCAGGGCCAGCGGCCCCAGGAACTCGATGGTGACGGCCGTGCCGAGGTCGATGCGCGAGAGCGCGGTGTAGAACGACAGGTTCATCCCGGCCAGCGCCAGCCCCAGTGCCGCCGCGGCCCGCCACTGCCCGCGGGTCCAGCCGCGCACGCGCGGGCGGACGACGAGCAGCAGGACGAGGGCCGCCAGCCCCAGCCGCAGGAACGTCGTGCCGGTGCTGCCGCCGAGGGCGAAGAGGTGCACGGCGAGCGCGGCGCCGATCTGCAGCGACGTGCAGGAGCCGAGGACGAGGAGGACGGGACCCACCCGGCTACTCTCACGGGCGGCGAACGGCCTGTCCAGCGAATGTCTCCGGGCGGTACCGTTCAGCTCTGCTGAACGATCGGGGTGCCCGTGCTGGACGTCCACCGCCTCCGGCTGCTGCGCGAGCTGCACCGGCGGGGAACGCTGGCCGCGGTCGCCGCGGCCCTGGGCTACAGCCCCTCGGCCGTCTCCCAGCAGCTGTCGCAGCTGGAGGCCGAGGCCGGGGTGCCCCTGCTGGAGAAGGTGGGGCGCGGGGTCGCGCTGACCGCCGCGGCGCGGGTCCTGGTGGGGCACGCGGACGCCGTGCTGGCCCAGCTCGAGCGCGCCGAGGCCGACCTCGCCGCCCTGCACGACGACGTGACCGGCACCCTGCGGGTGGCCAGCTTCCAGTCGGTGCTCTTCGTGCTGGTGCCCGCCGCGCTCACGCGGCTGGCGCGCTCGCACCCGGCGCTGCGGGTGGAGATCGGCCAGCACGAGCCCGGCCCGGCGTTCTCGCTGCTGGCCGCGCACGACGTCGACCTGGTCCTGGGCGAGGAGTACCCGGGGTACCCGCAGCCGCGGGCGGCCGACGCCGACGACGAGGACCTGGTGCTCGACGAGCTGCGGCTCGCCGTCCCGCGCGAGGGCCCGTGGTCGGGGGTGCGGTCGCTGGCCGACGTGGCCGGCGCCCCGTGGGTCGTGGAGCCGCGCGGCACCGAACCGGGGGCGTGGGGCGTGGCGGAGTGCCGCCGGGCGGGGTTCGAGCCCGACGCCCGGATCAGCAGCCCGGACGTGCTGCTGCACGTCCGCCTCGTCGAGACCGGGCACGTCGTGGCGCTGCTGCCCGACCTGGCCTGGGCCGGGCGCCGGCCCGCGCTGCGGCTGGTCGACCTGCCCGGCCACCCGGCCCGCCGCCTGTTCACCCGGGTCCGGCGGGGGGCGGCGGGCCGGCCCGCGGTGCAGGCGTTCCGGCGGGCGCTGCGGGAGGCGGCGGCCGAGGTGGGCGCCGGGGTGGCGGTTACGCCTGGACGAAGGGCAGCAGGACCGCGTTGACCTCGTCGGCGTGGGTCCAGAGCATCCCGTGCGGGGCGCCCTCGATCTCCTGGTAGTGCGCCTCGGGGAAGGCGGCGTGGAAGGGGCGCCCGGTGGCGTCGATGGGCAGGGTGCGGTCCGCGGTGCCGTGGACGATGAGGGTGGGCTTGCCGCTGGCGCGCACGGCGGCGACGTCGGCGGTGAAGTCCT includes:
- a CDS encoding PspC domain-containing protein — its product is MNAVHATFARQGLVRPREGRLVGGVCAGLARRFGLDPWAVRALFVATLVLVPGSQLLVYPLLWVLVPGDDAPVVPPVQRPTA
- a CDS encoding EamA family transporter, producing MGPVLLVLGSCTSLQIGAALAVHLFALGGSTGTTFLRLGLAALVLLLVVRPRVRGWTRGQWRAAAALGLALAGMNLSFYTALSRIDLGTAVTIEFLGPLALAAATSRRARDLLWVGLALAGVGVLGVAGETHGDGLDPVGAGFALLAGAFWAGYIRAGARLGREVPGHGGLAVATAVATLVLAPVGVPGALRALQAPDGLLLALGTAVLASVVPYSLELAALRRLPQRTFGVLLSLEPVVASLAGWALLGQALTLLAALGIVLVVVASAGATWSAGSAARERARTPRPRRDPRDGPEDGPGTTGPGPGTGADAPCPTGQPAPPGG
- a CDS encoding CAP domain-containing protein, with the translated sequence MDTTARSPRATRRPTRRARVLGVVALLASAAGAVAGAGAAQAAAPLTGDGGAAWRSYELVNSARAQAGLPALGLTEEANRVATDWAFRMAGEANLHHNPDLSVQMRGWSLVAENVGVGADSDQLQGAFMASPGHRANILRPEVSVVGLGAVRSGDGRLWVVQVFEQPAGPVPFLQVQTHQAPAPQPLPAPAAAPAPQVDRDTRDAR
- a CDS encoding LysR family transcriptional regulator, encoding MLDVHRLRLLRELHRRGTLAAVAAALGYSPSAVSQQLSQLEAEAGVPLLEKVGRGVALTAAARVLVGHADAVLAQLERAEADLAALHDDVTGTLRVASFQSVLFVLVPAALTRLARSHPALRVEIGQHEPGPAFSLLAAHDVDLVLGEEYPGYPQPRAADADDEDLVLDELRLAVPREGPWSGVRSLADVAGAPWVVEPRGTEPGAWGVAECRRAGFEPDARISSPDVLLHVRLVETGHVVALLPDLAWAGRRPALRLVDLPGHPARRLFTRVRRGAAGRPAVQAFRRALREAAAEVGAGVAVTPGRRAAGPR